A window from Toxoplasma gondii ME49 chromosome IX, whole genome shotgun sequence encodes these proteins:
- a CDS encoding myosin heavy chain, putative (encoded by transcript TGME49_267312), giving the protein MQLRFQLQLGSQKCISEQVGSALRPSFYRDLHITDEAYERLKQKREDKISLHEYVQMKAYEQTAEYKACIERLNKEMDSINRQVCGGHAAQNDKTTRRSTPTENVRRCGSSNSRILLRALKRTINWRRGSFTRGYRGFKESCDDCMYGARASQREGETVVSARLIPRQLEVSFDLPSSPLPSKRVVTASLDPRQSLLSDALFLRTDPTASHRNSPSSTTRRRGTNFWKKKFQLSSRRRRSRQSS; this is encoded by the exons ATGCAACTACGATTTCAACTCCAGCTTGGTTCGCAGAAATGTATAAGCGAACAAGTCGGATCTGCTCTGCGACCGAGTTTCTACAGAGATCTACACATCACGGATGAGGCTTACGAGAGACTGAAACAGAAGCGGGAAGATAAAATCTCACTCCACGAGTACGTCCAGATGAAG GCTTACGAGCAGACAGCCGAGTACAAAGCATGCATCGAAAGATTGAACAAGGAAATGGACAGCATAAA CCGGCAAGTCTGTGGAGGCCATGCTGCTCAAAATG ACAAGACAACTCGACGCTCCACGCCGACAGAGAACGTTCGCAGATGCGGATCAAGCAACTCAAG GATTCTCTTGAGGGCGCTGAAAAGGACCATCAACTGGAGACGAGGGAGCTTCA CTCGCGGCTATCGCGGCTTCAAGGAGAGTTGCGACGACTGCATGTACGGGGCGAGAGCATCGCAGCGGGAAGGCGAGACTGTGGTCTCGGCGCGTTTAATCCCCCGTCAACTCGAGGTTTCCTTCGAtttgccttcgtctcctcttccaaGCAAACGCGTCGTCACAGCTTCGTTGGATCCTCGCCAGAGCCTTCTCTCTGatgctctttttctcaggACCGATCCGACGGCGAGTCACAGAAACTCGCCGAGTTCGACCACGCGCAGGCGCGGAACAAAtttctggaagaagaaattTCAGCTCTcaagcagacgcagacgctcCAGACAGAGCAGCTGA